Genomic segment of Caldicellulosiruptoraceae bacterium PP1:
TAATTTATATATTACAGCAAGGAGGACTTCTTGAATGGCATTTCCAAAAGGATTTTTATGGGGTGCAGCAACAGCATCCTACCAAATAGAAGGTGCTTGGAATGAAGATGGGAAAGGTGAATCAATTTGGGACAGGTTTTCCCATGAAGTTGGTAATGTTATGTATAATCACAATGGTGATGTTGCATGCGACCATTACCATAGATACAAAGAAGATGTTGCATTAATGAAAGAACTTGGTATAAAAGCATATAGGTTTTCTTTTTCATGGCCAAGAATTTTTCCAAATGGTTATGGTGAGGTAAATACAAAAGGCTTAGAGTTTTATAAAAATCTTGTTGATGAACTTATCAATAATGGTATTGAACCTGTTGCTACGCTTTATCATTGGGATTTACCACAAAAGTTACAGGATATTGGAGGGTGGGCATCAGGACAAGTAGTTGATTACTTTGTTGATTATGCTACTTTTGTAATAAAAGAATTTAAAGGCAAAATTAAAAAATGGATTACTTTTAATGAGCCTTTATGTGTTGCTTATTTAGGATATATGTGGGGTATACATGCACCTGGGATTAAAGACTTCAAAACTGCCATGATTGTAGTGCATAACTTAGCTTTAGCTCATCATAAAGTTATTAACAAAGTAAGGGAAAATGGCAGTGATATTCAAATAGGTCCTACAATAAATCTTGGTCCTATGTATTCTGAGGCTGAGAGATTAGGGTTAGAGGTTCCTGAAGAAGAGAAAAAAGCAATCCATTTTAGTCATCAGTTTTCTAACCAGCTATTTATGGATGCATTTTTAAAAGGCGTATATCCCAAAGAGGTTTTTGAAAAGCTTATTGAAAACAACACATTTACCAAAGAAGATGTTGACAAGTTTTATAAGGAACTTTCAAATGTAGCTGCAAAAAGTGATTTTGTAGGTATTAACTACTATACTCGAAATGTAAAGAGCTATAATCCAAAGGCTCATGGCTTAGAACCACTTAATTCAACTCATCCAGAAGGT
This window contains:
- a CDS encoding GH1 family beta-glucosidase, which produces MAFPKGFLWGAATASYQIEGAWNEDGKGESIWDRFSHEVGNVMYNHNGDVACDHYHRYKEDVALMKELGIKAYRFSFSWPRIFPNGYGEVNTKGLEFYKNLVDELINNGIEPVATLYHWDLPQKLQDIGGWASGQVVDYFVDYATFVIKEFKGKIKKWITFNEPLCVAYLGYMWGIHAPGIKDFKTAMIVVHNLALAHHKVINKVRENGSDIQIGPTINLGPMYSEAERLGLEVPEEEKKAIHFSHQFSNQLFMDAFLKGVYPKEVFEKLIENNTFTKEDVDKFYKELSNVAAKSDFVGINYYTRNVKSYNPKAHGLEPLNSTHPEGEYTEMGWEVYPQGLYDILKWVATDYPNIPIYITENGAAYNDVVTNDGRVHDEKRINYLKGHFEAAERLINDGVDLRGYFVWSFMDNFEWAFGYTKRFGIVYVDFNTLKRIKKDSFYFYKEFIEKNS